The stretch of DNA GCAACGCGGCCAGAGTTTCCAGGATGAGGAGCTGGGCGAGGTGCATCCCCAGGCACACCCGCTCGCCCGCGCCGAAGGGGAGATAGGCCCAGGCGGGGGGAGGTTGCTGCCACCGCTCGGGCCGGAACTCCTCGGGCGCGTCCCACACCTCCGGGTCCCGGCCGCTGAGGTAGGGGCTGTAAAGGGCCAGCGTGCCGCGCGGCAGGCACACGCCGTCCCACGTCACGTCGCGGGCGAGGCGGCGGCTGCCCATCCAGCCGGGCGGGGAGAGGCGCAACGTCTCCCTGAGGACGGCGGGATGGTGTTCGGGCGTGTGCCAGGCAGGATACGTGGCGACGTGCCAGATCGCCCAGGCCAGCGCGTGCGTCGTCGTGTCGTGGGCGGCGGCGAGACTCACCCGCGTCTCCTCCAGCCCGGCGGGGAGGGGCGCGAAGTGGGCGAGGAGATCGTCGCCGCTCCCCTTCAACCGCCGCCCGGCGAGGCGGCGCAACTCGCCGTTCACGCGGTGAAACAGCAGCGGGCGGGGCAGGACCGCGAGGGGGAAGGGCTGCCGCAGCGGCGCGAGGAAGGCGTGCAGCAGCCGGGAGTCGAACTCGCCGCTGAAATATGCCGCGTTCAACAGGTGCAGGACCGCACCATCCGCCCAGGCCAGCGCGTCGAACTCTCCTTCTGGAACGGC from Deinococcus apachensis DSM 19763 encodes:
- a CDS encoding cytochrome P450 produces the protein MGGPGVRRLESLPAPPVRPPVGHLQDWALAPLPLIEEGARRARLAGRDLFHLRLGLPAVVGFSPAWNRRLLGDLATFRSAGSFSRVIPHLAGGVILSDAPEHGRRRRAVNPGFGKAHLERLSACVRAALPAVPEGEFDALAWADGAVLHLLNAAYFSGEFDSRLLHAFLAPLRQPFPLAVLPRPLLFHRVNGELRRLAGRRLKGSGDDLLAHFAPLPAGLEETRVSLAAAHDTTTHALAWAIWHVATYPAWHTPEHHPAVLRETLRLSPPGWMGSRRLARDVTWDGVCLPRGTLALYSPYLSGRDPEVWDAPEEFRPERWQQPPPAWAYLPFGAGERVCLGMHLAQLLILETLAALPPLEAVSGDPRPQPGVTLGPVGPLRVRRHL